One region of Bubalus kerabau isolate K-KA32 ecotype Philippines breed swamp buffalo chromosome 6, PCC_UOA_SB_1v2, whole genome shotgun sequence genomic DNA includes:
- the RPTN gene encoding repetin, which produces MTELLNSILTVIRVFQKYAKENGDSTSLCKEELKQLLLAEFGDILRRPNDPETVETILSLLDRNRNEHVDFHEYLLMVFQLAQACYHRLDNESYGDITSQQERKQEGTQDHTFPTNTDRQHRKRHEGERQDSCHSQSEKQSQDTHQDQSERQDRDSRYGQSERLDRDSRYGQSERPDRNSHYGQSEGQDRDSHYGQTERQGQDSSSGQRLSNKSGSGNPERQGYVFALNQYEKQLQDSHYGQSDRLGQQSSYGQSGRLRKDPQYSHTNQQESGSYNEQSGRLGQESGYGQRNRQELDSHYGQTDRQGLSAHYSQTRPDRQGQSYHYDQTDRQGQSSHYGQTDRQGMSSHYGQTDRQGQSSHYDETDRQGLSSHYGQTDRQGLSSQYGQTDRQGQSSHYDETDRQGLSSHYGQTDRQGQRSHYDQTDRQGLSSHYGQTDRQGLSSQYGQTDRQGLSSHYGQTDRQGLSSQYGQTDRQGLSSHYGQTDRQGLSSQYGQTDRQGLSSHYRQTDRQGQSSHYDETDRQGLSTRYSQTDRQGVNSQYGQSETGETRQNRCFQGSEGASRDSHVEQSGRPGRPSQYTQGQEVNRNQGQRFQTREGQQNSRQAWESEEDSQHKLIAQIQQERPPCHRGRDWQSHSSEQGHRQVQTRQSHGEKQSHQAEEEQDHQSCGRHSHEGQETPRETQDRQTHEDEQTHQRRDRQTREDEQTHQQQDRQTHEDEQTRQRRDRQTHEDEQTHQRQDRQTHEDEQTRQRRDRQTHEDEQTRQRRDRQTHEEDQNCRRQEDRQTHKDKERYQESQYRQAHGTQEGCANREKFHMNEDGQSPSSQGRRSDLAFHPTQNAGRPQRREQGGSHPIKATIAPNPLYDYVQEQKGVWH; this is translated from the exons ATGACCGAACTCCTGAACAGCATACTCACTGTGATCAGAGTGTTCCAGAAATATGCCAAAGAGAATGGGGACTCCACCTCACTATGCAAGGAGGAGTTGAAGCAGCTGCTCTTGGCTGAGTTTGGAGACATCCTCCGG AGACCAAATGACCCAGAGACTGTGGAAACCATCTTGAGCCTCTTGGATAGAAACAGAAATGAGCATGTTGATTTTCATGAATATCTCCTGATGGTGTTCCAGTTGGCCCAAGCCTGCTATCATAGGCTGGATAATGAATCATATGGAGATATAACCTCTCAGCAAGAAAGGAAGCAGGAGGGAACACAAGACCATACATTTCCAACAAATACAGACAGACAACACAGGAAGAGACATGAGGGAGAAAGGCAGGATTCCTGCCATAGTCAGTCTGAGAAACAAAGCCAGGATACCCACCAAGATCAATCTGAGAGACAAGACAGGGACTCTCGCTATGGTCAGTCAGAGAGACTAGACAGGGACTCTCGCTATGGTCAGTCTGAAAGACCTGACAGGAACTCCCACTATGGTCAGTCTGAGGGACAAGACAGGGACTCCCACTATGGTCAGACTGAGAGACAGGGTCAGGACTCCAGCTCTGGTCAAAGACTGAGTAATAAATCTGGCAGTGGCAATCCTGAAAGACAAGGCTATGTCTTTGCCCTAAATCAGTATGAGAAACAACTTCAAGATTCTCATTATGGACAATCTGATAGGCTTGGACAACAGTCAAGCTATGGCCAGTCTGGAAGACTTAGAAAGGACCCTCAGTATAGCCACACAAATCAACAGGAATCAGGCTCTTATAATGAACAGTCTGGAAGGCTGGGTCAAGAATCAGGCTATGGTCAGAGAAATAGGCAAGAATTGGATTCCCACTAtggccagacagacagacaaggtcTGAGTGCTCACTATAGCCAGACAAGGCCAGACAGACAAGGCCAGAGTTACCATTATgatcagacagacagacaaggccAGAGCTCTCACTATggtcagacagacagacaaggcaTGAGCTCTCACTATggtcagacagacagacaaggccAGAGTTCCCACTATgatgagacagacagacaaggcCTGAGCTCTCACTATggtcagacagacagacaaggtcTGAGCTCTCAATATggtcagacagacagacaaggccAGAGTTCCCACTATGATGAGACAGATAGACAAGGCCTGAGCTCTCACTATggtcagacagacagacaaggccAAAGATCTCACTATgatcagacagacagacaaggccTGAGCTCTCACTATggtcagacagacagacaaggtcTGAGCTCTCAGTATGGTCAGACAGATAGACAAGGCCTGAGCTCTCACTatgggcagacagacagacaaggtcTGAGCTCTCAGTATGGTCAGACAGATAGACAAGGCCTGAGCTCTCACTatgggcagacagacagacaaggtcTGAGCTCTCAGTATGGTCAGACAGATAGACAAGGCCTGAGCTCTCACTATAGGCAAACAGACAGACAAGGCCAGAGTTCCCACTATgatgagacagacagacaaggcCTGAGCACTCGATAtagtcagacagacagacaaggtgTGAACTCTCAATACGGTCAGTCAGAGACTGGGGAAACTAGGCAAAATAGGTGCTTCCAAGGGAGCGAGGGAGCAAGCAGAGACTCACATGTTGAGCAATCAGGAAGGCCAGGAAGACCAAGTCAATATACTCAAGGACAGGAAGTAAACCGAAATCAGGGACAGAGATTCCAGACTAGGGAAGGGCAGCAGAACAGTCGCCAGGCATGGGAGTCTGAAGAGGACAGCCAACACAAACTAATAGCACAAATTCAACAAGAAAGGCCACCCTGTCACAGAGGGAGAGACTGGCAATCACACAGTAGTGAGCAGGGCCACAGACAGGTCCAGACCAGGCAGAGTCATGGTGAGAAGCAGAGCCACCAGGCAGAGGAAGAGCAGGACCACCAAAGCTGCGGTAGACACAGTCATGAGGGTCAGGAAACTCCACGTGAGAC ACAAGACAGGCAAACCCATGAAGATGAGCAGACCCATCAGCGACGAGACAGGCAAACACGTGAAGATGAGCAGACCCATCAGCAACAAGACAGGCAAACCCATGAAGATGAGCAGACCCGTCAGAGACGAGACAGACAAACCCATGAAGATGAGCAGACCCATCAGCGACAAGACAGGCAAACCCATGAAGATGAGCAGACCCGTCAGAGACGAGACAGGCAAACCCATGAAGATGAGCAGACCCGTCAGAGACGAGACAGGCAAACCCATGAAGAGGATCAGAACTGTCGACGACAAGAGGATAGGCAAACTCATAAGGATAAAGAGAGGTATCAAGAGTCCCAGTATCGACAAGCCCATGGGACCCAGGAAGGATGTGCCAACAGAGAAAAATTCCATATGAATGAAGATGGCCAGAGTCCAAGTTCCCAAGGAAGACGCAGTGACCTAGCCTTCCATCCAACCCAAAATGCTGGGAGGCCTCAAAGAAGAGAACAGGGTGGAAGTCACCCTATCAAGGCAACTATTGCTCCCAATCCACTCTATGACTATGTACAAGAGCAGAAAGGGGTTTGGCACTAG